The Candidatus Binatia bacterium genome segment ACGGAGCTCAGCAGGGCATCGGCCGGACATGCGGAGCTGGTGCCGGTGCAGCTTTCGACGGCGTCGCAGACGCCGGCCGCCGAGCGGCACACCGTCGTCGAGGCCTGGAAGCCGTTGGCAGGGCACGCGTTCGAGACGCCGTCGCAGGTTTCCGCCGTATCGCAGACACCGGCAGAGGGCCGGCAGACGGCCGTGCTCTTGGCGTCGGCGGGACACGAGACCGAACCTCCGCTGCACGTCTCGGCGATGTCGCAGATGCCGAGGGCGGAGCGGCAGACCGTGGTCGAAGTCAGAAGGCCGTCGGCCGGACAGTCGTTGGAGACGCCGTTGCAGCTTTCCACCGCGTCGCAGACGTCGATCGCGGAGCGGCAGACCGCCACGCTCTTGGCATCGGCCGGGCACGATGCTGCCGCGCCGCTGCAGTTCTCGGCGAGATCGCAGACGCCGGCCGATGCGCGGCACTGCACCGTGCTCGCGACGAACGTGTCGGCGGGGCAGGCAGCGGCGGAGCCACTGCAGTTTTCGGCAACGTCGCAGACACCGGCCGATGCGCGGCACAGCGTGCTCGAAGGCAGGAACGCGTTGGTCGGGCACGTGGTCGACGTCCCGTCGCAGATTTCGGCGACGTCGCAGACGCCTGCTACCGCGCGGCACAGCGCGCCGGGGTTGCCGGCCGGATGCGCGCAGGTTCCCGTCCCGTTGCACTGGTCGACGGTGCACGGGTTGTTGTCCGTTGAGCACGAAGTGCCGGCCGCGCTGAAGCACGATGCATTGCCTTCGTTGCACGTGTCGTTGCACTCGGTCGTGCACGGGTTGCCCGAGTGGTTGCAGGTGCCGCTGCCACAAGTGTCGGTGCCGTTGCAGAATACGCCGTCGTTGCAGGGCAACGTGTTATTGCTGTGCGTGCAGGTCTGGGTCTGCTCCTTGCAGGTGTCGGTGGTGCAGACGTTGCTGTCGTCGCACGGAGAGCCGGTGCCGGCGACGCAGGCGCCGTTGCTGCAGGTGTCGCCCGCCGTGCAGAATTTTCCGTCGCTGCACGGGGCCGTGTTGTTCGTGTGCAGGCAGGTGCCCGAGCCGTCGCAGGTGTCGTCGGTGCACGGGTTGCCGTCGTCGGTGCACGCGGTGCCGACCGGCGAAGCACACGTATCGGTCGATTCGTTGCAGGTGTTGTTGCAGGTCGTCGTGCACGGGGTTCCGCTGTGCGTACAACTGCCGCCCGAGCAGACATCGGTGCCGTTGCAGAACAGGCCGTCGTCGCAGGACGCCGTGTTGTTCGGATGCGTGCAGAACACCGACGTTCCGCTGCAGACGTCGGTGGTGCACGGGTTGCCGTCGTTGGTGCAGCCGGTGATCGAGGACGCGAAGCCGTCGGCCGGGCAAGACGACGAGGTGCCGGTGCAGGTCTCGGCGACGTCACAGACGCCGGCAGACGCGCGGCACACCGTGCCCGAAGTCGACAGCGAATCGGTGGGACAGGTATTCGACGTGCCGGTGCATTTTTCGGCCGGGTCGCAGATGCCGGCGCTCGTGCGGCACGTGGTGGTCGAGGCGGCGAACGAATCGGCCGGACACGCCGCGGCGGTTCCGGTGCAGTTCTCGGCAACGTCGCAGAGGCCGGCCGAGCCGCGGCAGACGACGGTCGAGGCGACGAAGGCATCGGCCGGACAGGTATCGGAGACGCCGTTGCAGCTTTCGGTGACGTCGCAGGAGCCGGCTGACGGACGGCAGACTGCCACGCTCTTGCTGTCGGCCGGACAGACGGCCGAGCCGCCGTTGCAGAACTCGGCGAGGTCGCAGATGCCGTTGGACGCGCGGCACAGCGTCGTCGTCGGCAGGAAGCCGTTGCCCGGGCAGACCGTGGAGGTGCCGGTGCAGGTTTCGGCGGCGTCGCAGATTCCGACCGAAGAACGGCAGACGGTCGCCGTGGACGCGAAGGCGTCGACGGGGCATGCCGCTGCGTTTCCAGTGCAGGTTTCGGCGACGTCGCAGGTCACCGAAGCGCCGCGGCAGACGACCGAGCTTGCCTGGAACGAATCTGCCGGACAGCTCGCCGAGGTGCCGCTGCAGTTCTCGGCGACGTCGCAGATGCCGGCCGAGGAGCGGCAGACGCTCGAGGTCGATGCGAACGAATCGGCCGGGCAGGTGTTGCTTACGCCGTTGCAGCTCTCGGCGACGTCACACACTCCGGCCGATGCGCGGCAGACGGCCACGCTCTTGGCATCGGCGGGACAGGAGCCCGATACGCCGTTGCAGAATTCGGCAGGGTCGCAGACGCCGGCCGAGCTGCGGCACAGCGTGGTCGTGGACAGCACCGTGTCGGATGGACAGACCGTGGACGTACCGGTGCAGGATTCGGCGACGTCGCAGGTTCCCGCAACCGCGCGGCACAGGGTCCCGCTGGAGGCGAAGGAATCGCCCGGGCAGACGGTGGAGTTTCCGGTGCAGGTCTCGGCGACGTCGCAGACGCTGGTCGCGCTGCGGCAGACGACAGAGGAGGATGCCGGCACGTCGGCAGGACAATCGACGGAGTTTCCCGTGCAGGTTTCGGCGGCGTCGCAAATCGCGGTCGATGCGCGGCACACCACCGTCGTGGTCGCGAAGGAATCGGCCGGACAATCGTTGCCTACTCCGTCGCAACTCTCGGTGAGATCACAGACGCCGCTGGACGGGCGACAGACGGAAGTCAGTTTCGCATCGCCCGGACAGCTGGCCTGGCCGCCGGTGCATTTCTCGACGGCATCGCAGACTCCGGCCGCGTCGCGGCACACCGTCGTCGACGGAAGGAACGTATTGGCGGGGCACGTCGTCGACGTCCCGTCGCAGCTCTCGACGATATCGCAGGAGCCGGCTGCGGCCCTGCAGACGGTGCCGCTCGGCTGCCGCGAATCGGCAGGACAGCCGGCCGACGTGCCGTCGCAGGTCTCGACGGCATCGCAAGCGCCGGTGGCCGAGCGGCAGACCGTCGTGGACGTCACGAATGTGTCGACCGGACAGGCGGCATCGACCGCCGGAGTCTGGTTGCCGCACGTCTCGGCGAGGTCACAGACACCGGCGCTGGCACGGCAGACGGTGGTCGACGCAAGAAGATTACAGGTCTTCGAGTCGCAACAGGGGCCGGTCTCGCACTGCTCGTTGCCGTTGAGGATTCCGTCGGGGGCGCCGTGGCAGTTGTTCTGCGCGGCTGGGGCGGAGTGAGGAAGCAGGAGTGCGCCGGCCAGGACCACGGCCCAGGCGACTAGCGTGCGCGAGAACAAAGAATGCATCGTTCCTCCCAGTGCGGGGCGCTTCCGCACCTGACAGCCTCTTTCGAACCCCCGAAGCCGGGCCCCGTTCCCGACCGGCGCGGCGCTTGCGAGCCGGTGCAGCAATGCTGCGCCAGCACGCGAGCCGCGAGTGGGGAGCGACACGCTAGCCCAGAATCGCGGGCGCTACCATAAGGGATGGCACCCGAATGTGTGCGCTGAGGATTGCCAAAGACGGCCCCCGTGCAGATGCTGGACGCGAACGAGTCCGGCCGGGTCCGGCTCCACACCCGGGTGCGCCGGGGGCAGGATGATCGGCAGGATCGTCAGCGGGATTGCAGAAGGACCGTCAGCAGGATTGCCAGAAGGATCCTCGGCGGGATCACCACGATGATCCCAGGGCCGGGGCCGCTGCCACGGAGGATTACCAGAATGAGTTGCCAACGTGCCTGACCAGTGGTTGCCGGGTCGCCCTCCGGGCTCCCAGGGGCCGAACGACCCCATCGCCGAGTTGCAGAAGCTCTGGGGCCAGATCGTCGGAGGCCGCGGCGGCGGCAACGGCCAGTCTCCTCCCGGACCGGGCTTCAGCCTGAGCCCGTCGCTTCTGGCGGCGATCCTGGCCGCCGTGTGGCTGCTGTCGGGAATCTTCATCGTTGCGCCCGACGAGCGCGGCATCGTGCTGCGCTTCGGCCGCGTGGTCCGCGAAGCGGGCCCCGGCCCCGGCTATCACCTGCCGTGGCCGATCGAGGAAGTGATGAAGCCGTCGGTCACCGCCATCCGCAAGGAGGAATTCGGGTTCCGCACGGTGTCGGTCGGCCCTCCGGCGCGCTACGTCGACGAGGACAGCGAGGCGCTGATGGTCACGGGCGACGAGAACATCGTCAAGCTCCAGTTCATCGTGCAGTACCGCATCAAGCCCGACGCCAGCGGCCCTTCCGATTTCCTCTTCAAGGTCCATGACGGCCAGAGAACGGTGCGGGACGCCGCCGAAGCCGCGATGCGCGAAGTGATCGGCCGCAGCGACATCGACGACGCGCTGACCGAAGGCAAGGACAGGATCCAGACCGAGGCCCAGGTGCTGATGCAGCAGATCGTCGACCGCTACAGCCTCGGCGCCGAGATCATGACCGTCAAGCTCCAGGACGTCGATCCTCCCGACCAGGTTGCCGACGCGTTCAAGGACGTGATCAGCGCGCAGCAGGACCGCGAAAGAATGATCAACGAGGCCACCGGCTACAGCAACGACGTCGTCCCGAAGGCTCGGGGCCAGGCGGCGCAGATGCTGAACGAGGCCGACGCGTACGCGCAGACCAAGGTGCGCGACGCCGAAGGCTCGGCGGGACGATTCAGTGCGCTGCAGGCCGAGTACGCCAAGGCCAGCGACGTCACGCGCACGCGCCTGTACCTGGAAACGATGGAACAGGTGGTGGGCCGCAGCAATCTCATCGTCCTCGACGCCAACTCGGCAAAGCAGGTCGTGCCTTACCTTCCGCTGGACCAGATGCTCAAGGCACCAAAACCCGCGGCGGCAGAGCCGGCGGCGAAACCGTGACGGCGGCGGTACTGCGATGAACCGCCGACATCTGCCCCTGGCAATCTTCCTCGTCGTGCTCGCCGCCACGTGGAATCTCGCGCTCTACACCGTTCCGCAGTGGAAACAGGCGATGGTCGTCCAGCTCGGCGAGCCGGTGCGCATCGTCCAGGAGCCCGGCCTGTACTGGAAGATCCCGTTCGTCCAGAACGTGCTCTACTTCGACCTTCGCCTGATGGACTACGACGCCTCTCCGCGCGACGTGCTGACCAAGGACAAGCAGCAGCTCGTCGTCGACAACTTCGCGCGCTGGCGCATCCGCGATCCGCTGCAGTTCTACCGCACCGTGCGCGACGAGGCCGGCGCCGCCTCGCGCCTCGACGACATCATCTATTCGGACGTCCGTGAGAACCTCGGTCGTCACACGCTGGCGGAGATCATCAAGACCGACCGTCCCCAGATCATGGCCGAGGTGACACAGGCCTGCGACAAGAAGACGCGCGACTACGGCATCGAGATCGCCGACGTGCGCATCAAGCGCGCCGACCTGCCGGTCAAGACCGAGATGAACGTCTTCAGTCGCATGCGCACCGAGCGCGAGCGCCTGGCCAAGAAGTTCCGCGCCGAAGGCGACGAGGAGGCACGCAAGGTGCGCTCGGAGGCCGACAAGCAGGTCTCGATCCTGATGGCCGAAGCACGCAAGTCCTCGGAGATCCGCCGCGGCGAAGGCGATGCCCAGGCCGTGAAGATCTTCGCCGACGCGAGCGCGCGCGATCCCGACTTCTACCTGTTCGTCCGCACCCTGGAGGCCTATCGGAACGCGATCCAGCCCGGCACTTCGCTGGTTCTTTCTCCCGACAGCGAGTTCCTTCACCTGTTCCAGGGCGACCGCAGGCCGGCCCGGCCGTAATCGGCCGGGCCGCCGTCCCTCGCGGGCTGCCGTCTCTTGCGGACCGCCGTCTGTTGCGGACCACCGTCTCTTGCGGACCGCGGCGGCCAGTTCGCTGCGCGGCCGGCGGGCTCGCGGGCCCGCCCATGACGTTCGCCTCGCCTGAATTGTGCGACGGCGGTCCAGCGTGTAACCTCGCGCAAAAGGAGGACCACCAATGTTTTCAAGGAGCCACGGATACCTGGCCACTGCGCTGGCGGGAGCGCTGGTCGCGACGACCTCGGTGGCCGCCCTCGCGGCCGACGAAGCGAGCCCATACGGCGGAAAGTCGGCTTACGTCAGCGCCGGCGGTGTGTACGCAATCGAGAATTCCGACTCGAACATCACCCAGGGAAGCCTCGACAACAGTGGCGGCTACGACCTGCGCCTCGGCTACGGGTTCAATGACTGGGCCGCGGCCGAGGTCGAATGGCAGGCGATGACCCACTTCGACACGAACTCGCACGACCCGGCCACCGGCATCGAGAACAATCCGTCGCCCGAAGCCCGACTGCTGAGCCTCAACGGCAGGTACTCGCCGCTGACCGGCCGCTTCCAGCCCTACGGGCTGATCGGCGGCGGCTGGTACAACGTGCAGGCCGACACGCAGCGCAACTCCCTCCACGAGAGCTCGTTCGCGATGAAGTTCGGCATCGGCCTTGCGGCCTACATCACGAACCGCGCGGGAGTCGCCGTCGAAGCCGCCTACATCCTCCCGCTGAGCGGCACACTGGCCGGCGGCCACAGCTTCGACGTCATCCCCCTCACCTTCAGCTTCTTCTTCCACTTCAAGTAGGAAGAGCTCCGACCTTTGGGGTCAGGCACCATTCCTGTGGTGCCTGACCCCATTCCTGTGGTGCCTGACCCCATTCCCCTGGTGCCTGACCCCATTCCCAAGATGTAATAATCAGCGGACGAGCAGGAGGAAGAGGGCGAGCTCGTCGAGAGCCTTGCCGACGGGATGCGCAGGGTGCGCGACGATGACCGGCTGCAGCGTCGTCGCCCCTTTGTGAAACAGCTCCGGCGCCGCAGGAATGATGCCGTACTTCTTCAGCCCGAGTTGCGAGTTGATGTCGGCCGCCGCAATCGCATCCGGCATCTGCAGGCGCGAGACGATGACGCTGCCGATCGGCACGCGCACGTTCCACGACTGGAACAGCGACATCATCACGCGCGCTGCTGCGACGGACGACGGCTCGCGCTCGATGACCATGGCGACGAGGTCCGCCTTGCAGAGGATTTCCTTGTTGACGGCCGTGGCCTGGGACGCAAGGTCGATGATCACCAGGTCGGACGTGCGGATCGCGGCGTCCAGAATCGCACGCGCCTGTTCGACGCGCAGGATGCCGAAATCCTCGGGATTTTGCGGGGAAGCCAGCACCCGCAGCCCGTTCAAGTGGCGCGAAAGGCTCTGCTCGACTTTTTCCGGCGTGATCTGGTGGGGCTCGAGCACGAGCAGCGTCGCCATGTCGTGCAGCGGCGCGATGTTGACGAGCCTCGTCAGGTTTCCGTAGTCGCCGCGCATCTCGATCGCAGTGACCGACAGGCCCCTGCCGCACAGCGCGGAAGCGACGTTGGCGACGATCGTCGTCGTGCCTGCGCCGCCCTTGGCGCCGATCAGCGCGACGGTGCGTCCCCGCTTCGATGGCGCAGCCGGCGCAAAACCGGAGGCCGGCTCCTGCACCTTGGCCGCGTAACCTTCGATCGCGTAGCGAAGCGTGCGCGCGAGATGGCGTGAGCGCAGCTCGCTCTTGACGAGGTAGCCCGCCGCGCCGTGCTTCATCGCCTCGACGTCGACTTCGCGCGCGTCCTGTCCGGTCAGGATGATGACGGGACCGAGGCGCCCTTCCTGCAGCTCGCCGCAAAGCAGATCGAGGCCGCTGCGACGGCCGAGGCGGTAGTCGACGAGGAAGACGTCGTAGCCGCCGCGACGGATCTCGAGGATCGCGTCTTCGTAAGTCGGCGCCCACACCAGGTCGAACTGCTCGTCCTCGACTTCGGCGAGCAGCTCGCGGGTAAGCGTATAGTCGTCTTCGTCGTCCTCGACGAGCAGGATTCGAATCGCGGCCATGCGAAGTTGCTTCCCCCGGGAACTCCCGACCTCGGCTTCGGTCCCTCCCCGGACCGCGAGCCTGCCGATGCCGGCTTCCCGATCCCCTTTTACCGACTCGCCTCCCGAATAACAGCCGTCATCGGCGTCGCGGTGCCGAATGTTCCTTTGCAAGGCGGGTGGAGCCGAGCGCAGGACTCGGAAAACGGGCCGGGGTCGCGCAGGCAGCGCCACGCCGGTGCCGGACCCGAACTTGCCAGCGACGAGCCGGCGAACGGCCCGTTCGGGGCGCCGCGACGGAGCCGGGCTACTGGGCCGGGGCCGCCGGCGCCGCTGCCGCGGGGCCCTTCTGGGCGGCGATCGAGACCGCCGTGGCCCCTGCTCTCTTGGCCGCCTGCAGGATGTCGACGGCCTCGCCCAGCACGACGCTCTCGTCGCCCTGCAGGATCACGAGCTTCTTCGGGTCGTCGGCGAGCAGATCGCGAAGGGTCGGCTCGAGCTGGGCCAGCTCGACCGGGAGCTGGTTGACGAAGACCTTGTGGTCGGCCGTCACCGTCACCGTGAGCCCCCTCGATTCCTCGACCACCTGCTGGGCCTTCGGAAGGTTCACCGTCGCCGCCGACTCGACCATCGCGGAGGTCGTGATCATGAAGATGATCAGCAGCACGAGGAACACGTCGGTCAGCGGAGTGATGTTGATCTCGGCCATCAACGACTCGCCCGAGTCGTCGAGCTGGATCTTCCCGAGAGCCATCTACCGCTCCCCGACTGCCGATCCGGCAGCACCGGCTTCGACGAAACGCCCGAGGCCTACGCGAAGCTGGGTGTCGAGGTTGCCGATGCGCACCTGGAAGTAGTTGAAGAACAGCAGCGCCAGGATCGCGACGAGAAGACCGAGCGCGGTAGCGACCAGCGCTTC includes the following:
- a CDS encoding biopolymer transporter ExbD, translated to MALGKIQLDDSGESLMAEINITPLTDVFLVLLIIFMITTSAMVESAATVNLPKAQQVVEESRGLTVTVTADHKVFVNQLPVELAQLEPTLRDLLADDPKKLVILQGDESVVLGEAVDILQAAKRAGATAVSIAAQKGPAAAAPAAPAQ
- a CDS encoding porin family protein: MFSRSHGYLATALAGALVATTSVAALAADEASPYGGKSAYVSAGGVYAIENSDSNITQGSLDNSGGYDLRLGYGFNDWAAAEVEWQAMTHFDTNSHDPATGIENNPSPEARLLSLNGRYSPLTGRFQPYGLIGGGWYNVQADTQRNSLHESSFAMKFGIGLAAYITNRAGVAVEAAYILPLSGTLAGGHSFDVIPLTFSFFFHFK
- a CDS encoding protease modulator HflC, with translation MNRRHLPLAIFLVVLAATWNLALYTVPQWKQAMVVQLGEPVRIVQEPGLYWKIPFVQNVLYFDLRLMDYDASPRDVLTKDKQQLVVDNFARWRIRDPLQFYRTVRDEAGAASRLDDIIYSDVRENLGRHTLAEIIKTDRPQIMAEVTQACDKKTRDYGIEIADVRIKRADLPVKTEMNVFSRMRTERERLAKKFRAEGDEEARKVRSEADKQVSILMAEARKSSEIRRGEGDAQAVKIFADASARDPDFYLFVRTLEAYRNAIQPGTSLVLSPDSEFLHLFQGDRRPARP
- a CDS encoding response regulator, whose protein sequence is MAAIRILLVEDDEDDYTLTRELLAEVEDEQFDLVWAPTYEDAILEIRRGGYDVFLVDYRLGRRSGLDLLCGELQEGRLGPVIILTGQDAREVDVEAMKHGAAGYLVKSELRSRHLARTLRYAIEGYAAKVQEPASGFAPAAPSKRGRTVALIGAKGGAGTTTIVANVASALCGRGLSVTAIEMRGDYGNLTRLVNIAPLHDMATLLVLEPHQITPEKVEQSLSRHLNGLRVLASPQNPEDFGILRVEQARAILDAAIRTSDLVIIDLASQATAVNKEILCKADLVAMVIEREPSSVAAARVMMSLFQSWNVRVPIGSVIVSRLQMPDAIAAADINSQLGLKKYGIIPAAPELFHKGATTLQPVIVAHPAHPVGKALDELALFLLLVR
- the hflK gene encoding FtsH protease activity modulator HflK — translated: MPDQWLPGRPPGSQGPNDPIAELQKLWGQIVGGRGGGNGQSPPGPGFSLSPSLLAAILAAVWLLSGIFIVAPDERGIVLRFGRVVREAGPGPGYHLPWPIEEVMKPSVTAIRKEEFGFRTVSVGPPARYVDEDSEALMVTGDENIVKLQFIVQYRIKPDASGPSDFLFKVHDGQRTVRDAAEAAMREVIGRSDIDDALTEGKDRIQTEAQVLMQQIVDRYSLGAEIMTVKLQDVDPPDQVADAFKDVISAQQDRERMINEATGYSNDVVPKARGQAAQMLNEADAYAQTKVRDAEGSAGRFSALQAEYAKASDVTRTRLYLETMEQVVGRSNLIVLDANSAKQVVPYLPLDQMLKAPKPAAAEPAAKP